In the genome of Variovorax sp. PAMC26660, the window CGGGTTCACCACCGCGAACACGCGCGGATTGGCCAGGTCCTGCCCGCCGATCACGTCGAACGCGACGATGTGGTGATGGCCCGAGCCATCGGTGCGCAAGGCCGCCGAGGTGTCGCTCACGTAGAGGATGCTTTCGTCGGGCGAGAAGGCCAGGCCGTTGGGCTCCTCGACGAAGTCGCTCACCGAGCGCAGCACGCCGTTGGTGGGGTCGAAACGGAAGACATGGTTGCGGCCCAGTTCGCTCTCGGCCTTGTGGCCTTCATGGTCGGACACGATGCCGTAGGGCGGATCGGTGAACCAGATGCTGCCATCGCGCTTCACGACCACGTCGTTCGGCGAGTTGAGCCGGCGGCCCTGGTAGCGATCGACCAGCACCTCGTCGGCCAGCGGCACGAGGCTGCCCGGCGCGAAGCGCGTGCGCACGATGGCGCGCAGGCCGTGCGAGCAATGCAGCAGCGCGCCATCGGCCTCGCGCGCGTGGCCGTTGGTGAACTCCACGGCCTCGCGCCACACCTGCATGCCGGTTTCGGCGTGCCAGCGCAGCATGCGGTTGTTGGGGATGTCGCACCACAGCACGGCACCGTCTTCCTTCATCCACACAGGGCCTTCGCTCCAGATGGCGCCGGTGCACAGGCACTCGAGCGTGCCGGCCTGTTGCGCGACGAAAGAAAAGCGGGCGTCGAAGACTTCGATGGGCATGGGCGAAGTCTGGCACCAAAAAGATACCGGTAACTTAGGCTTTTCCCGCAGATACCCATGCGGCCTTTTGTCTCTAGAATTTTCAAAACAAGCGGAACTCTTTCGATATCCAAAGAGGCCATTCCGTCGTTATCGGTATCTCATCAACCCCGGCGCATCCCGTCGCATATCCTCGAACCCGATTTCCAGAGAGCGCCCATTGCCCCCGACCAAAGCCCCCGCCCCCCTTTCCCGCCCGGCCACGATGGCCGACGTGGCCGCGCGCGTCGGCGTCTCGAAGATGACGGTCTCGCGCGCGCTCAACCGCAGCGTGGGCAGCGACCGCGTGACTTCGGAAGCGCTGCGCCAGCGCATCCTGCAGGCCTGCGAAGAGATGGGCTACGTGATCGACCAGACGGCACGCACCTTCTCCAGCAAGCGCTCGGGCTTCATCGCGGTGCTGATTCCGTCGCTCAACAACTCCAACTTTTCAGAGACCGCGCAAGGCATCACCGCGGCGTTGGAAGCGCGCGGCCTGCAGGTGCTGCTGGGCTACACCGACTACCGCGTGGAGACCGAAGAGCGCCTGCTGCGCGCCATGCTCGCGCGCCGGCCCGAAGGCGTGATCCTCACGGGTGGTGCCCACACGCCCGCCGCGCGCGCCATGCTGCAGACGGCCGGCGTGCCGGTGATTGAAACCTGGGACCTTCCAACCACGCCCATCGAACACACGGTCGGCTTCTCGAATGCGGAAGCCGCCGCTGCGATGGTGCGGCACCTGCATGGCAAGGGCTACCGGCGCATCGCCTACATCGGCGGCACCTCGAACCGCGACACGCGCGGTGCCGACCGGCAGCGCGGCTATGCGCAGGCGATCCGCGAGCTGGGGCTGCCCGATGGGCGCGTCATCAGCTTCGGCCAGCCGCCGATCTCGATGGCGCAAGGCGGCGAGGCGGTGGCGCAACTGATCCGCCAGTGGCCCGACGTGGATGCCGTGCTTTGCGTGTCCGACCTCTCGGCCTTCGGCGCGCTGATGGAATGCCAGCGCCAGGGCTGGGACGTGCCGGGCCGCATCGCGATCGCGGGCTTCGGCGACTTCGAGGTGGCGCGCGCCTGCCATCCGCGCATCACCACCGTGGCGGTGGACTGCGTGGGCATCGGCAAGGCAGCGGGCGAACTGCTGCTGCGGGTGATCGACGGCACGCGGGATGGACACCGGCCGCCTGCGGAGACGGTGATGATCCCGTTCCATATCGAGCAGCGCGAAAGTTCTTGAAGAAGTTCTGAAGCCTCCGGGCGAGCTCGGCATCGCCCGCAAAGCCGCACCTACCGGAATCCGTAGAAATTGCAGATTCGTGCGGATCGGGGGTTCACCAGGCGGTGCGCGGGAGGAGAATCTTTTGCATACAAACGCAACGCCCCCTCAGCGCCATGACACTCGACGAACTCTTTGCCAATGACGAGTCGCTCCCCACCGTCCCGAAGGTGGTGTCCGATCTGATCGTGATGCTGCGCAACGACGATGTGCCCTTCGCGGCCATCGCGCACCGGATCGAGCTTGACCAGGTGCTCGCGGCCAGGGTGCTGCAGATGGTCAACTCGCCGTTCTTCGGGCTTCGGCGAAAGATCTCCTCGATCCAGGGCGCGATCCTGATGCTGGGTCTCTCCACCATCCGATCGCTGGTCGTGAGCTCGGGCCTGTCCGGCGCCTTCAGGAAGGTGGAGGGCGTCAACCTTCCCGACTTCTGGGCCCACAGCCTGCGCGTGGCGTCGGTCTCGCGGTACCTGGCGTCCAAGACCCGGCGTGTCGACGCCAACCTGGCGTTCACCGCGGGCAGCATGCATGCCATCGGCCACCTGCTCATGGCGCAGGCCATGCCTGAGCGCATGGCCGCGCTGAATGCCCTGCACCCCTTCGATGCGCTGGGGCGCGCGCAACTGGAACTGGTCGAGTTCGGGTACCACTATGGCGATGTGAGTGCGTCGCTGGCGCAGCGGTGGGATTTCGCTTCCGACCTGGTCGGTGCGCTTTCGAGCTTCGTGAATCCCGCGAAGTCGGAACACCCCGATGCGCTCGGCGGCGTTCTTCATCTGGCCGTGTGGCGCGTGGCGCTGGAGCGCCAGGGCGTGGACCTGAGCAACGTCGGTGGCTTCTGGCCGAGCCAGTCCGCCATGGCCATCGGCATCACCGAGGACATCGTCCAGGAGATGCCGGCGCCGCGCGTGCTCGCCGCGGACCTCGAATCGATGATCGCCTGACCCTGCGGGGTCCACGCGATCTATTCCGGGAATCCGCAGCCGTCGATCACAGCGACTCGACGGCGGTATCCGCAAAGTCGATCAGCACCTTCATCGCCTGCTTCCGGTCGCTGGCCAGCTCGAAGGCTTCGCGCGCCTTCAGCATCGGAAAGGTGTGCGTCACCACCGGCGACAGGTCGACCCGACCTTCGTTGATGAGCCGCACCGCCAGCGCGAACTCGGCGTGGAAGCGGAACGAGCCGCAGATGCTCAGCTCCTTCGACACCACCATGTTCTGCGGAATGCTCACGTCGCCGCCCAGGCCAAGCTGCACGACCACGCCACGCGGGCGCATCACCTCCAGGCCGTCGCGCAGCGCGCGTTCGTTGCCCGAGCATTCGAGCATCACGTCGAAGGTGCCCTTGTCGGCCGAATAGCGCGACACCCAGGCCTTGTCCTGCGCAACATTGATCGTCTGGTCGGCGCCCATCGCGCGTGCAATCACCAGCGGTTCGTCGACCACGTCGGCGGCGGTGATCTCGGCCGCGCCGTGCGCGCGCGCCGCTGCGATCGCCAGCACGCCGATGGGCCCGCAGCCCGACACCAGCACGCGCTTGCCCAGCAGCGGGCCGGCGCGCGACACGCCATGCAGCCCGACCGAGAACGGCTCGGCCAGCGCCGCCAGCCGCAGCGGCACATGGTCGGCCACCTTCACGCATTGCGTGGCCTCGCACAGCAGCATGTTGCGAAACGCGCCCTGCACGTGCGGCGTGCGCATCGCGCTGCCGTAGAAGCGCATCTCCAGGCACTGGTTGGGCAAGCCTTCGAGGCAGAACTTGCAGGCGCCGCAAGGCCGGCTGGGGTTGATCGCCACCTTGTCACCAATGCGAACACTCTCCACGCCGGGCGCCACCGCAACCACGGTGCCGGCCACTTCATGGCCCAACACCATCGGCTCCTTGATGCGCACGGTGCCGAAGCCGCCGTTGTGAAAGTAGTGCAGGTCAGACCCGCAGATGCCGCCCATGCCGACCTTCACCAGCACCTGGCCGGGACCGATCTCGCCGGCATCCTGTTCGTCCAGGCGCAGGTCGTCCGGCGCGTGGATCACGAGGCACATGCAACGCAAACGCATGATGTTTCTTCTTTCTTCAGGCAACGGGGGTAATGAGCGGCTGGCCCGCAAAGTGGGCTTCCAGGTTGCGGCGTACCAGCTCGCCCATGGCGCGGCGCGTCTGCTCGGTGCCGCTGCCATGGTGCGGATGCA includes:
- a CDS encoding SMP-30/gluconolactonase/LRE family protein: MPIEVFDARFSFVAQQAGTLECLCTGAIWSEGPVWMKEDGAVLWCDIPNNRMLRWHAETGMQVWREAVEFTNGHAREADGALLHCSHGLRAIVRTRFAPGSLVPLADEVLVDRYQGRRLNSPNDVVVKRDGSIWFTDPPYGIVSDHEGHKAESELGRNHVFRFDPTNGVLRSVSDFVEEPNGLAFSPDESILYVSDTSAALRTDGSGHHHIVAFDVIGGQDLANPRVFAVVNPGLSDGFRVDVHGFVYTSSADSVQVYHPDGTRMARIAVPEKVGNLTFGGAQGDELYVCASTSLYRIRLNTRGATCA
- a CDS encoding LacI family DNA-binding transcriptional regulator, whose product is MADVAARVGVSKMTVSRALNRSVGSDRVTSEALRQRILQACEEMGYVIDQTARTFSSKRSGFIAVLIPSLNNSNFSETAQGITAALEARGLQVLLGYTDYRVETEERLLRAMLARRPEGVILTGGAHTPAARAMLQTAGVPVIETWDLPTTPIEHTVGFSNAEAAAAMVRHLHGKGYRRIAYIGGTSNRDTRGADRQRGYAQAIRELGLPDGRVISFGQPPISMAQGGEAVAQLIRQWPDVDAVLCVSDLSAFGALMECQRQGWDVPGRIAIAGFGDFEVARACHPRITTVAVDCVGIGKAAGELLLRVIDGTRDGHRPPAETVMIPFHIEQRESS
- a CDS encoding HDOD domain-containing protein, with translation MTLDELFANDESLPTVPKVVSDLIVMLRNDDVPFAAIAHRIELDQVLAARVLQMVNSPFFGLRRKISSIQGAILMLGLSTIRSLVVSSGLSGAFRKVEGVNLPDFWAHSLRVASVSRYLASKTRRVDANLAFTAGSMHAIGHLLMAQAMPERMAALNALHPFDALGRAQLELVEFGYHYGDVSASLAQRWDFASDLVGALSSFVNPAKSEHPDALGGVLHLAVWRVALERQGVDLSNVGGFWPSQSAMAIGITEDIVQEMPAPRVLAADLESMIA
- a CDS encoding L-idonate 5-dehydrogenase — encoded protein: MRLRCMCLVIHAPDDLRLDEQDAGEIGPGQVLVKVGMGGICGSDLHYFHNGGFGTVRIKEPMVLGHEVAGTVVAVAPGVESVRIGDKVAINPSRPCGACKFCLEGLPNQCLEMRFYGSAMRTPHVQGAFRNMLLCEATQCVKVADHVPLRLAALAEPFSVGLHGVSRAGPLLGKRVLVSGCGPIGVLAIAAARAHGAAEITAADVVDEPLVIARAMGADQTINVAQDKAWVSRYSADKGTFDVMLECSGNERALRDGLEVMRPRGVVVQLGLGGDVSIPQNMVVSKELSICGSFRFHAEFALAVRLINEGRVDLSPVVTHTFPMLKAREAFELASDRKQAMKVLIDFADTAVESL